Part of the Nostoc sp. ATCC 53789 genome, GACGATGTTGACTCAGCAGTTGATTTAGTTCTGGTAAAGCGCTGTCATCGCCAACGGTACGATATACGAGGGTGTCATCTAAATCGGTTACAAAAAGAAATGGTTTCATGATTAAAACTCTTGCAAAATTTCGTTATTTTACCGCGTGAAGAAAATTTTGCAAGAAGTTTGTTTGCTAAAAACCAAATATATCAGACATTCGATTTGAGGTTAAGGATAGTTGCAATTATTATCAGGAACGGGTTATAGGCATTTTCAATCAAAAAGCCCCTTCTTTTCCCACAAGATAGAACCTTGGAGGGAAATCAAGTGATAATCAGCTATTTACTTATTAGAAATCGCTGTAGTAATAAGCCAGGAAGCAGAAAATCATTTTCAAAAAATGGAGAATTAAAGCTTTAATGCCTTCAGCTTTTTGTAAGTCGATAAATTGCTTTTCTATTGGTTGTATATTTTTTGTATTTTCTGCTAACTCAGTTGCACAAAGAGCGATCGCTAACGTGTAGTTTTTCATCAGGCGATACATCCAAAGCGTAAATAATTGCCAAAGTTTGTTACAAAAAATGTCCTGTGGGGAATTCTAAACTGACTAGAAAAATTCCCTGAAAAAGTGATGAGCGCAAAAGTGGATGTAACTGTAACACTGTCAGGCTACCAAATTAGAGAGCAACTATACTCAGGTTCACGTACACTTGTATATCGCGCGGTCAGAGAAGCAGATAACCAAGCAGTTGTAATTAAGCTTTTAAAACGAGAGTACCCCAGCTTTAGTGAACTCATACAGTTTCGCAACCAATATGCCCTAGCCAAAAACCTAGAGATTCCTGGGATTATTAAGCCCTACAGCCTAGAACCCTATAATAATGGCTATGCTTTGGTGATGGAAGATTTTGGTGGCATCTCACTGCGGCAATTTATTAAGGAACAGCCGCAACACTTAGAGCAATTTCTAATTATAGCCCTACAACTAACAGATATTCTGCACCAGCTACATCAACAACGGGTAATTCATAAAGACATTAAACCCGCTAATATCCTGATTCACCCAGACACCAAAGTGTTAAAGCTGATAGACTTCAGCATCTCCTCCTTGTTACCGAGAGAAACCACCGAAATCCAAAATCCAAATGTCCTGGAAGGGACTCTAGCTTATCTATCACCAGAACAGACAGGACGCATGAATCGGGGGATTGATTACCGCAGCGACTTCTATTCATTGGGAGTAAGTTTCTTTGAGCTACTGACAGGAAAAGTGCCTTTTGATGCTCAAGACCCGATGGAATTAGTGCATTGTCATATTGCAAAACTTCCTCCTAATGTGTGCGATGTCAACTCTGAGATCCCTTTGGTTGTGGGAGAAATTATTCACAAGCTGATGGCGAAGAATGCCGAAGACCGCTACCAGACTGCGTTGGGACTAAAGCAGGATTTGCATCTGTGCATAGAACAACTGAAAGAAATAGGAAAAATTGAGCATTTCTCCATTGGAAAGCGAGATGTAAGCGATCGCTTCATAATGGCAGAAAAACTCTATGGCAGAGAGCAAGAAGTTAAAATACTACTAGAAGGATTCGAGCGGGTTGCCAGTGGGACATCGGAGTTCATGTTAGTGGCGGGGTTCTCCGGCATTGGTAAAACGGCAGTGGTGAATGAAGTACATAAACCCATTGTCCGGCAACGAGGCTACTTTATTAAAGGCAAGTATGACCAGTTCAACCGCAACATTCCCCTTAGTGCTTTTGTCCAAGCCTTCCGTGACTTAATGGGGCAGTTGTTAGGCGAAAGTGACACCCAATTAAAGCAATGGAAATGGAAGATTTTGACAGCGTTGGGGGAAAATGCCCAAGTAATTATCGATGTGATTCCTGAGTTAGAGGAGATTATTGGGCAACAATCCCCAGTGGTGGAACTATCAGGTAATGCTTCTCAGAACCGTTTTAATCTGTTGTTCCAAAAATTTATTCAAGTATTTACTACAGTTACACATCCCTTGGTGATGTTTTTGGATGATTTACAGTGGGCAGATTCAGCATCACTAAACTTGATTAAGGTATTGATCGGACAAAGAGAAAGCGGCTTCATGTTATTGATTGGTGCATATCGTGATAATGAAGTGTCGCCTGCTCATCCGTTGATATTGACGTTAGAAGAAATCAAGAAAGCTGGCACTACAGTCAATACAATCACACTGGCTCCCTTGAGTCAAGAAAGTTTAAATTCGCTAGTTACAGATACATTGCAATGTCCAGCAGCGATCGCTCAACCTTTAACCCAGCTAGTTTATCAAAAAACTCAAGGAAACCCCTTTTTCAGCACACAGTTTCTCAAGGCGCTACATGAAGAAGGAGCTATTGAGTTTGATCCTCAAGCTGGGCATTGGCAGTGTGATATTAGTGATGTGCAATTGCTCTCTCTGAGAGATGACGTGGTAGAGTTTATGGCAATGCAGTTACAGAAGTTGCCAGTTGCCACTCAAAATGTCCTGAAACTCGCAGCATGTATTGGTAACTCTTTTGATTTAGCAACACTGGCAATTGTCTATGAAAAGTCTCAAGCTGAAACTGCTACTGACTTATGGAAAGCCCTTCAGGAAGGATTAGTAATTCCCAGCAATGATATTTACAAGTTTTATCAGTCAAAATCAGAATTGTTGATTGAGGAGAATGGACAGATCGAAGCAGATAATCAGGTGATTGCTTTCTACAAATTTCTGCACGATCGCGTCCAACAAGCTGCTTATTCACTCATCCCCGATAACCAAAAACAACTGATGCACTTAAAAATTGGGCAATTGCTTTTAAGTGTAATAAACGAAACGAAAAAAGAGGAAAAAATCTTCGAGATTGTTAATCAATTAAATAAAGGAGCCGATTTAATTGTCTTAGAAACAGAACGGGAGACATTAGCGAAGCTAAATCTAGCTGCTGCCCAAAAAGCAAAATCTGCAACCGCTTACGTTGCAGCAATTGAATACACCACTAAAGGCATACAACTTCTCACAGCAAATTGTTGGCAGCAATGCTATGAGCTAACGTTGGCTCTACATGATTTAGCCGCAGAATTAACCTGTCTGAGCGGTTACTTTGGGCAAATGGAGCAGATAGTTGATGAGGTACTGCAAAATGCTCGTCAATTACTAGACAAAGTGAAAGTCTATGAAGTGAGAATTTTGGCTGATGTCGCTCAGAGTCAGCAACCCAAAGCCATTAAAACCGCTCTTTCTGCTTTGAAATTATTTGGAGTGTCGTTTCCAGAGCAGCCAACTGATGCAGATATTACTGAAAGTTTGCAACAGACTCAAGATATATTAAAAGGAAAACATTTAGAAGATTTGTTGGAACTGCCTGAGATGAAAGACCTCCGAGGTCTGGCAGTGATCCGAATTTTAGCGACTGTAACAGCAGCAGTCTATCAAGCGGTTCCAGAATTGCTGCCGTTAATCGTGTGCAAGCAGGTGAGGTTATCGGTTGCTTATGGTAATGCTGGGGTATCAGCACAGGCTTATGCTTGGTATGGAGTCATTCTGTGCGGTATTGGAGAAATAGATTTAGGCGATCGCGTTGGTCAACTGGCAATGGGACTACTATCACGCTTCGAGAGTAGAGAATTTAAAGCCAGCACGATTAACATGGTTTATCCTTTCGTGAAGCCTTGGAAACATCATATTCAAAATTCACTCGCTCCTTTGCTTGACGGATACCATAGCGGTCTGGAGATGGGTACTTTAGAATATGCTGCTTACTGTGCCTACAATTATTGTTCGCTGTCCTATTTTCTCGGCAAAGATTTGTCAATCTTAGAACCAGAGATGAAGGTTTACAGTCAGGCATTGGCTCAAATTAAACAGGAAGTTGCTCACAATTACCTAAGAGTCTTTTACCAATCTGTCTTAAATTTACTGGGACAGAGTAAGTGTCCTTGGGAAATTAAAGGTGTGGTTTATGACGAAGAAATGATGTTGCCCAAGCATCAGCAGGCGAACGATCTCTATGCAATGGGAACACTGTATATTAATAAACTAATTCTTTGTTACTTGTTCAATGAGTGGGAACAAGCAACAAAAGTGGCAGTTAATGCCAAACAATATTTACATGGTGTATCCGGTTGTTTCATGATTCCGGTGTTTCACTTTTACGATTCATTAACTCGTCTGGCGATATTATCCAATGCTCAAGGTAAGGAATGTAATAGTTTGCCCCAGGAAGTTGTTGGCAACCAAAAGAAGCTCAAAGAATGGGCAAACCACGCCCCTACAAACCATTTACACAAATTTTATTTGGTGGAAGCAGAGCAGTATCGGGTGTTGGGGCGAATGTATGAAGCAATGGATTACTACGATCGCGCGATCGCATCCGCCAAAGCAAATGCATATATTCAAGAAGAAGCACTAAGCAATGAACTCGCAGGCAAATTCTACCTCGAATGGGGCAAAGAAAAACTCGCCCAAGCATATATGCAAGAAGCATATTACTGCTACGCCCGTTGGGGAGCTAAAGCCAAAGTAACTGACTTGGAACAGCGCTATCCTCAGCTTTTGACCGCAATTGTGCAACACCCGCAACCATTACTTAGTGCATCTAACACAATTTTTGCCCCATCTTTTCATTCGACTCAAACCTCTAGCTCCAGCAATATTACAGAATCGCTCGATTTGGCAACCATTCTCAAAGCCTCTCAAACTCTTTCTGGTGAAATTGAATTAGAAAAACTCCTAATGATGCTGCTTCAGATAGTAATTGAAAATGCTGGGGCAGAAAAATGCGTGTTAATGCTGCTGCGGGACAATCGCTTGTTGATTAAAGGGACTGTCAGCGTTAATACTCAACCCATTGTTCTGCAAAGAATTCCAGTGGAGGAAAGCCACGACATTCCTCTGAGAGTGATTTATCACGTCAAACATTCCTTACAACCTGTGGTGTTGGCGGATGCCACTAATCATCCAGTCTTTGCCAGCGATACTTACATTTTGAGCCAACAGCCAAAAAGCATCTTGTGTAATCCGATTCTCCATCGGGGTCAATTCGCAGGTATCCTTTATTTGGAGAATAACTTGACGACTGGGGCATTTACTAGCGATCGCGTCGAACTGCTTAACCTGTTATGTACTCAAGCCGCTATTTCTCTAGAAAATGCCCGACTTTATGAGCAGACACAACAAACACTGGTAGAACTGCGTGCCAGTGAAGCCCGCTTCCAGAAGGTGGTTGACAATATTCCAGGCATGGTATTCCAATTCTGTCTGGCTACCGATGGCTCTTTTTGGACACCCTACGTCAGTTCGGGTTGCTATGACCTGTATGAGGTTGATCCAAAGGCAGTGATGGCAGGGGTACACAACATTCACCTCATGGCGCATCCAGACGATTCCCCAATGCTGGGACAGTTAGTTGCTGATTCTGGTCGAATGTTAACGCCTTTTAGTCACGAGTGGCGAATTGTGACTCCTTCAGGCAAAATCAAATGGATTCAATGTGTTTCTCGACCAGAACTGCAAGCTGATGGCTTGATTGTGTGGGATGGGGTGGTGATTGATATTAGCGATGTCTACGACGAGCTTCGTTTACGCAAACAAGCGGAAGCCGCACTTCAAGAGAAAGAGGAGTTTCTGAGCAGCATTTACAACGGAGCCGAAATAGTCATCTTTGTTGTGGATGTGTTGGATAACGATCGCTTCCATTACGCCGGATGGAACGCTGTTGCGGAACGAGCCTCTGGAATTCGTAGTGCTGATGCCGTAGGCAAAACGCCCACTGAAGTCCTTGGGGCAGCACAGGCCCAGACTATCCAACAACGGCTTGCTGAGTGCGCCAGAACGGGAATGCCCCTTTATTATGAGCATTGCCTAACCTTTGATGGGCAGGAAACCTGGTGGTTTATCAACTTCAACCCACTCAAGAATACTGAGGGACAGATTTACCGGGTGATTGGCACAAGCTTTGACATTAGCGATCGCAAACGCGCCGAAGTCCAATTGAATCATCGCACAGCAGAATTAGAGCAAATCCTGCAACAACTCCAGCACACCCAAACCCAGATGATCCAATCCGAGAAAATGTCAGGATTGGGGCAACTTGTGGCAGGTGTTGCCCATGAAATCAACAACCCAGTCAACTTTATCTTCGGCAATCTTAGCCATGCAAATGAATACACCAAAAATATTCTGAGACTCCTGGAACTTTATCAGAAATATTACCCAATTCCCGACTCTGAGATTCAAGAAGAAGCCGAAGCGATGGACTTGGAGTTTTTAGTAGAAGACTTACCCAAACTTATTTATTCCATGCGAATTGGAGCAGAACGCATTCAAAAAATTGTTGTCTCTCTACGCACTTTCTCGCGCATGGATGAAGCCGAGATGAAAGAAGTCAATATTCATGAGGGCATTGATAGCACACTGATGATTCTGCAACATCGACTGAAAGCTAAACCTGATTCTCAAGGCATTGAGATTGTCAAAGCTTATGGAGAGTTACCGTTAGTCGAATGCTATGCCGGACAACTCAATCAAGTGTTTATGAATCTTTTGAGCAATGCCATTGATGCCTTAGAAGAAGCGAACGCTCAAGACCAAACCTTAACTCCTACTATTACGATTAGCACTTACCTGGCAGAAAACAAACAAGTTGTCATTAAAATTGCAGATAATGGCCCCGGAATTCCTGCTCATATCAAGCAAAAATTATTTGATCCATTCTTTACGACAAAAGCTGTCGGCAAAGGTACAGGAATGGGACTTTCTATTAGTTATCAAATTGTGGCTGAAAAACACAAAGGCACATTACATTGTGTTTCCGAACCGGGACAGGGAGCCACATTCATTGTGATGATTCCGATTTGCCAATCTTGATCTGTGCGAGTGCTACCACAGCTTGAACTAACTCTTCTGGATCGAGGGGCTTGGTAACGTGGCGTTGATAGCCACTGGTTATGGCTCGCTGGTAATCATCAACTCTGGCATAAGCAGTCAAAGCGATCGCAGGAATTTTTCCGCCTTTTTCGGGGCTTAAAGTTCGGATCTGTTGAATCAAGGAATAACCATCGACTTCAGGCATCCCAATATCACTGACTAACACATCGGGTTGAAAGGACTCCAGGTTTGCTAACACTTCTGCCGCAGAAGCAACAGTCAAGACTGTAGCTCCGTATTCAGTAAGCAATACTGTTAATAGCTCACGGGCATCGGGGTCATCATCCACTGTCAGAACTCTAATTCCCGTGAGTTCAAGTCCTGGTTGTGGCAACTCATCTGTCTGCTTGATTTCTGGTTGAAGATTCAGCAGTGGCAACTGGACTGTAAAGGTGGCTCCCAAGCCAACACCCGGACTGTCAGCCATGATGGTGCCGCCGTGAGCCTCAACCAACTGCCGGACGATCGCTAATCCCAATCCTAACCCGCCATACTTGCGAGTAATTGAAACATCTTCTTGACGGAATGACTCAAAAATATACGGGAGAAACTCAAGGTTAATGCCTTTACCAGTGTCACGGACGATAATCTGTGCCTGCTCATCTACTTGCTCTAATCGGATTTCAACCCGTCCTCCCTTGGGGGTAAACTTGATAGCATTGGAAAGTAAATTCCAAACGATCTGTTGCAAGCGGTTGGAATCTCCAGAGACTTGCCCAATATTTGGCAGCACCGGATGCAACGAAATTGATTTGGCAATGGCTGCTGTAGTTACCGTGTCGATCGCAGATTCAATAATAAATGCCAGATTCACAGGTGCAGCATCTATGGTGAGTTTGCCGCGCAGAATCTTGGCAACATCCAGCAAGTCATCAATCAGTTGAGTTTGCAGTTTGGCATTGCGTTCAATGGTGGCTAAAGCTTCAGCTGTTTTGGTTTCACTAAATTTACGGGTTTGCAGCAGTTTTGTCCAGCCGAGAATTGGGTTGAGAGGCGATCGCAATTCATGGGAGAGAACCGCCAAAAATTCATCTTTGATCCGATTGGCGCGTTCGGCTTCGGCTCTGGCTGCTTGCTCTAGCTGAAATAGGCGATCGCGTTGGATTTCAGCTTGTTTGCGATCGGTGATATCCTGTACATTACCCACCATCCGTACCGCATTGCCCGCAGCATCATAGAAAACCTGACCTCTAGCCGCTAACCAGCGAATGCCATCAGGATGTATAGTGCGGAAGTCATCTTCATAGTACTCTTCCTGTTGCTGGATGGTGCGACTCACCCCTTCATTAGCTGAGATGCGATCGTCTGGGTGCAGGAGACTTAACCACAGTTCATAGGTGATTTCCTTTGTGGTTGGGTCAAGCCCAAACAGATTGACGTACTCTTCAGATACATGAGCGCTATTGTGGATAATGTCCCAGTCCCATAATCCCGATTGCGTCGCTTTGTACGCCAATTTTAACCGGGCTTCGCTCTCCTGCAAGAGGAGTTCTATCTTTTTGCGATCGGTGATGTCTCGTGAAATCAACAAGATTCGTTCTAGTTGCCCGGAAGCATCCAGAATCGGGCTAACGACCACTTCCCACCATTTGGGAGTGCCTTTTACAGTTGGGCAGTATCCGCGAAAAATGTTGACTTCACCTGTTTTAGCGGCAGCGAGTGCTTGCTCTGCTTGTTGTTGATAGCTGCCTTTCCAGAAACAGAGCCATTCAGTATTGAGATAGGAATTTAAGTCGTCAATTTCCATCAAACATAGTCCACCTGTATTCATATACAGCAGCCGCCCGTCGAGGCTTAATACTTTGATACAGTCAGAACTACTATCTAAAATACGGTTCTTAAATTCTTCACTCTGGCGCAAAGCAAGCTCTGCCTGTTTGCGATCGGTGATATCAAAATGGATGCCTGCCATTCGGAGTGGATTGCCCTGTCGATCACGCAAAACCACTTTTCCGTGGTTGGCAATCCATTTCCACTCCCCAGACTTGGTTAACATCCGATATTCAAATTTGTAAGACACCGAATCGTCCTGAAGATGGGCATTCAACCGTTCCATCACCCAAACTTTATCGTCAGGATGAATCAGTCGCTCCCAACTGTTAAAGTGCCCAGGTAGCTCTCCTTGCTCATATCCCAGCATTTCCAGCCATCGTGAACTTAAATAATCTTCATTGCTAACAATGTTCCAATCCCATAGACCGCCACCAGAACCTTCCAGTGCCATTTGCAGGCGTTCTTCACTGTCTCGCAGGGCTTGTTCTGCCTGTTTCCGTTCGCTGATGTCTTCGGCAATACCTGCAAAACGATAAATCTCTCCTGTTTCATCTCGAAGCCCAAAACAGCGATCGTGAACCCAGCGAATACTACCATCGGGTAAAATAATCCGGTATTCTTCATCAAAGTTACCTGCGACAGCTTTTTCATGAAACGCTCTGTCTGTCGCTTCTCGATCTTCTGGGTGGATACGATCGACCCATGCTTGTTGTCCTTGATACAATTCCTGCGGGTTCAATCCCCACAGGCGTTTATATGCAGGACTAACATAGCTAACTCGATTTTCCAATACTTCTTTGATCCAGAACACCGCATCAATATTTTCTGCAAGCTGCCGAAAACGTTCCTCACTCTCGCGCAGAGTTTCGGCTGACTGTTTGCGTTCGGTGATATCGAGATCGATACCCGCCATCTGAATCGGTTGTCCGTGTTGGTCGTAAAATACCTTACCCTGACTGAGTGCCCACCGAATAGTACCATTAGGATATACCACTCGAAATTCAATGTCATAGTCTTCTCCGGTGGCGATGGCACGATCGACGACTGCTAGAACGCGATCGCGATCATCAGGGTGGACTCGCGCGGCAAACATCTCGAATGAGCCGTCAAACTCTCCTGGCTCCAGTCCAAATGAGGCTTCCAGGTTATCCGACCAGGAAATTTTTCCCGTTTGGATATTCCAGTTCCATGTTCCCATCCGAGAAGCTGATAGTGCTAATCGCAGCTGTTGTTCGCTTTGGCGTAGTTCTGCTTCTACCTGTTGGCGTTCCTTTAGCTCACGCTGTGCCTGCTGATACAGTTCTGCCTGTCGTAAGGCGATACTCACCTGAGTTGCCAACTCTTTAAGCAAGTCAATTTCTAAAGGCTGCCAAAATCGCGGGGAGGTACAATGATGAGCAATTAGCAATCCCCAAAACTGGTTGTCTTGCAGAATTGGTACAACCAGATGAGCTTTGACTTGAAACTGTGCCAACAATTCACCGTGGCATGGGTCAATACTGCTGTCATGAATGTCCGATACTGCCGTTACTTGCCCCTGATAATAGCCTTCGATATAATTCTTGATAAAGGCGGGATCGTAGCTGACAAGTTGCGGTCTATTGGAGGTGATGTAGGTCTCAGCTAGGAAGGGATCTTGGATAGTAGAGGAAAGAAGCGATCGCCACTCTGTCCCAACCGATTCTGCCACTACTGTCCCATCCCCACCAGGATTTAACCGAAAAACCAGGACGCGATCTGTGTGGAGAAACTGCCGCACCTCGGCTACAGTTGCCTGAAGAATTTCATCCAGATTCAGAGATAAGTGAATTTGCTGGGTAATTTGCGCGACTACGCGCTCTCGTTCAATACGCTGTTGCAGTTGGGTGCGTAGCCGCACTGTTTCAATTGCCCCATTGATTGCTATTTGTAGCCCTTGTGCGGTAATTTGCTCTTTGACAATATAATCTTGTGCGCCGGCTTTCATCGCCTGAACTGCGATCGCCTCATTGCCCTGCCCTGTGACAACAATCACAGGTAGGCACTGCTGTTGAGTTGAGATTTGCAATTTAGCCAGAAATTCCAGTCCGTCTATATCAGGCAGTCGATAATCAAGTAAAATGGCATCTGGTTGGTGTTGCTGGCAAAGTTCTAGCCCTTGCTGTCCCAGGGTTCCTTCTAGGAAAGTGTAAGAATATTCGCGATCGCGCAACAAATACCGCCGATATAGCTCTCGATCTTCTGGGGAATCATCGACAATTAAGAGGGTGCGCTGTTGCTGAGACATCGTGAATTAATTGAGCGGATAGAGTTCAAGCCCACATTCCGCAGGTTATCATAGAGAGATAACTATTTTTGAAATAGCGCTAAAATCCTCATCCATGTAAGAATTTTACCATACCCTCTGTTTTATGACTTTAGGAAAAGTCTATGATAAAAGGGCGATTACATATAATACTCCTTCTGTTAGTAGTTTACTTGGACTTGTGTGTACACCGTAGCCGACTCGGAGAGGGAAAGAGTTAAGACCTGGTTTCGATATCGTATAACTGGCATAGGGTGAGGAGTTTTTGTTTAAGGCGATCGCGCACATTTTCAGGTAATATCACTACACAATCTGGCGCATACTGCATAACTTCGCGGCTAAACCAAAATGTACTAGATACTCGCCTAATCACTCGTCGAACTTTTGGTTTATCTGGTAGCCATTCATGGATATCATCTTCTGGTTTAGCTTGATAAGCAAAAGCCAAATTTGCTAATAAGTGCATTTCTACTTTTATCTCATCCAAATTAGTACGCCACTCACCGGAAATTAAAGTCACCGCCGCATCCGTAATTCGGTCTAATCGTAAACTCCAGTTGTGAACCAGTTCTGGGATATCAAAATTTCCTTCTGTTTCCTCACACCAGCAATCAAGATATTGTCGCTTTTCGTGGGGTGCTACTTTGGCGTGGCGAACCGTAAAGTTTAATAAACGTCCAGTTGCATCTTGATAGGAAAGCTGAAAGGGTTGTTCGCGCAAGATGTAGCGGTCTATCTCTAAGCGCCAAGATGGGGGCAAATTCTCTAAGAAACGTTCAATTTCGCCTCGCAACGGTAATGATAGTTCGCTGCGTTCGAGAAGTAAGTTTGCAATGATTTGCGCTTGTTCAATTTGCCCGATGTCTGTCAAAGCATTGATACATCTATGTAATGCCCTGATGCGTGGTTCTTTCCAATCGTTATTGTTACCGATGAGTAACTTCCGTTGAGCGATCGCTTTAATTAACTTAGAGATGTTAGGCTCTTCTCCCCACATCATACCGAATTCACGAGCGATCGCTTCTAGCTCGGCTTTATCGCGTTCTGATATCGACAGTGTAATAGATTGACCTTTTCGACTCATTAAAAATGTCCGTGTACTTTGTACTTGTACTCTCTTGTCAACTTCTATTTTGCGTGCCAATATAGTTTTTAACAACCAGTTACGGACACTATTTAAGTGTATGTCCGAAAATTACAGAATTACTCTCAAGCCTGTTTACTCGCAAACCGTCCCGACACCTGACGGGGTGAAATTACCTAAAGATTGGTCGCTTTCTTGGCATCAAGCCGCAACTTTAGAAGCGTTGCGCGATCCAAATATTGATGTAGTGTTCAACACTGCGATGACTGGTGATGGTAAAAGTCTTGCGGCTTACCTAGAAGTTCTTCAGGGTGAATTTTCTGCAATCGGACTTTACCCAACCAATGAACTCGCCCGCGATCAAGAAACGCAGATTAGAGGATATGTTGAGAAATTCCAGCCAGAGAATCAGCCGCGTGTAGTGCGACTCAGTGGTGCTGATTTAGAGATTTATGCAGAAAATGAAGGATTGAAAAAAGGGGCTGCGATCGCAACTCTGACTAACCAGAGAGAAGCATTATTAACCAACCCTGATATTTTTCACTACTTACATCGAGGTGCTTATATAATTCGTGGCGATAGTCCAGATAAGTTATGGGGCAGAATTGATAAAGATTTTGACTTATTCATTTTTGATGAATTTCATGTTTTTGCTGCTCCACAAATTGCTAGTGTGATTAACACAATGTTGTTAATTCGCTGTACAAATCGCCGCAAGAAATTTCTGTTTCTCTCAGCCACACCAGATACAAACTTAATTGGCCGATTAGAAAAAGCAGGATTTCGTTGTAAAGAAATTGATCCTCTAAAACAAAATAAATATCAATTTCCCGATACACAAGAAGAAGGGCAGCAACTGCAAACACAGGGCTGGCGACAAGTAGCACGGACAATTACGCTGAATTTCATTCCTTTGGAACCATCATTTAAAGCTTCGGAAACCTGGCTAAAAGAAAATAGTAATTTGATTTTGGCTCAGTTTCAGCAGCATCCAGGAAGTAAAGGCGCAATCATTCTTAACTCAATCGCAGCAGTCAAACGCCTAACTCAATTTTTTCGGGAAATCTTACAGCCTTACGGCTTGAAAGTTGGAGAGAATACAGGGTTATCAGGAAAAGGAGAAAAGGAGCGAAGTCTTTCTGCTGACTTGGTTATTGGTACTAGCACAATTGATGTTGGAGTTGATTTTAAAATCAATTTCCTAATGTTTGAATCATCCGATGCAGGTAACTTTATCCAACGTTTAGGACGCTTAGGAAGGCATGACGAATATGAGAAAGATGGACAGATAGTTAAGTTTGAGAATTTTACAGCTTTTTCTCTAGTTCCTAACTTTTTGGTAGAGCGATTATTTAAGGGT contains:
- a CDS encoding PAS domain-containing protein → MSQQQRTLLIVDDSPEDRELYRRYLLRDREYSYTFLEGTLGQQGLELCQQHQPDAILLDYRLPDIDGLEFLAKLQISTQQQCLPVIVVTGQGNEAIAVQAMKAGAQDYIVKEQITAQGLQIAINGAIETVRLRTQLQQRIERERVVAQITQQIHLSLNLDEILQATVAEVRQFLHTDRVLVFRLNPGGDGTVVAESVGTEWRSLLSSTIQDPFLAETYITSNRPQLVSYDPAFIKNYIEGYYQGQVTAVSDIHDSSIDPCHGELLAQFQVKAHLVVPILQDNQFWGLLIAHHCTSPRFWQPLEIDLLKELATQVSIALRQAELYQQAQRELKERQQVEAELRQSEQQLRLALSASRMGTWNWNIQTGKISWSDNLEASFGLEPGEFDGSFEMFAARVHPDDRDRVLAVVDRAIATGEDYDIEFRVVYPNGTIRWALSQGKVFYDQHGQPIQMAGIDLDITERKQSAETLRESEERFRQLAENIDAVFWIKEVLENRVSYVSPAYKRLWGLNPQELYQGQQAWVDRIHPEDREATDRAFHEKAVAGNFDEEYRIILPDGSIRWVHDRCFGLRDETGEIYRFAGIAEDISERKQAEQALRDSEERLQMALEGSGGGLWDWNIVSNEDYLSSRWLEMLGYEQGELPGHFNSWERLIHPDDKVWVMERLNAHLQDDSVSYKFEYRMLTKSGEWKWIANHGKVVLRDRQGNPLRMAGIHFDITDRKQAELALRQSEEFKNRILDSSSDCIKVLSLDGRLLYMNTGGLCLMEIDDLNSYLNTEWLCFWKGSYQQQAEQALAAAKTGEVNIFRGYCPTVKGTPKWWEVVVSPILDASGQLERILLISRDITDRKKIELLLQESEARLKLAYKATQSGLWDWDIIHNSAHVSEEYVNLFGLDPTTKEITYELWLSLLHPDDRISANEGVSRTIQQQEEYYEDDFRTIHPDGIRWLAARGQVFYDAAGNAVRMVGNVQDITDRKQAEIQRDRLFQLEQAARAEAERANRIKDEFLAVLSHELRSPLNPILGWTKLLQTRKFSETKTAEALATIERNAKLQTQLIDDLLDVAKILRGKLTIDAAPVNLAFIIESAIDTVTTAAIAKSISLHPVLPNIGQVSGDSNRLQQIVWNLLSNAIKFTPKGGRVEIRLEQVDEQAQIIVRDTGKGINLEFLPYIFESFRQEDVSITRKYGGLGLGLAIVRQLVEAHGGTIMADSPGVGLGATFTVQLPLLNLQPEIKQTDELPQPGLELTGIRVLTVDDDPDARELLTVLLTEYGATVLTVASAAEVLANLESFQPDVLVSDIGMPEVDGYSLIQQIRTLSPEKGGKIPAIALTAYARVDDYQRAITSGYQRHVTKPLDPEELVQAVVALAQIKIGKSESSQ
- a CDS encoding WYL domain-containing protein, producing the protein MSRKGQSITLSISERDKAELEAIAREFGMMWGEEPNISKLIKAIAQRKLLIGNNNDWKEPRIRALHRCINALTDIGQIEQAQIIANLLLERSELSLPLRGEIERFLENLPPSWRLEIDRYILREQPFQLSYQDATGRLLNFTVRHAKVAPHEKRQYLDCWCEETEGNFDIPELVHNWSLRLDRITDAAVTLISGEWRTNLDEIKVEMHLLANLAFAYQAKPEDDIHEWLPDKPKVRRVIRRVSSTFWFSREVMQYAPDCVVILPENVRDRLKQKLLTLCQLYDIETRS
- the cas3 gene encoding type I-D CRISPR-associated helicase Cas3', translating into MSENYRITLKPVYSQTVPTPDGVKLPKDWSLSWHQAATLEALRDPNIDVVFNTAMTGDGKSLAAYLEVLQGEFSAIGLYPTNELARDQETQIRGYVEKFQPENQPRVVRLSGADLEIYAENEGLKKGAAIATLTNQREALLTNPDIFHYLHRGAYIIRGDSPDKLWGRIDKDFDLFIFDEFHVFAAPQIASVINTMLLIRCTNRRKKFLFLSATPDTNLIGRLEKAGFRCKEIDPLKQNKYQFPDTQEEGQQLQTQGWRQVARTITLNFIPLEPSFKASETWLKENSNLILAQFQQHPGSKGAIILNSIAAVKRLTQFFREILQPYGLKVGENTGLSGKGEKERSLSADLVIGTSTIDVGVDFKINFLMFESSDAGNFIQRLGRLGRHDEYEKDGQIVKFENFTAFSLVPNFLVERLFKGDTPPLKVNSICDRPFFHNTITENYRQINDFRGYYRRWGAVQSFWLFYQLSDRTIKQQYAQSRDKFQEACEQVFETSLKSAAGSVSGWAKDWQALSGKSGNPIAEDAASFRGLSPLQCGLYDLTEENEADRFKNYDLPGILGNLEIEMWTEAAFIRTLKETAERTGQPIAKGRFAHCLAFMKLRSYREERLNWKFTYSGNLQPIADAWKVQVLTGVEIWQPDNYWVGEINKRLKKEGLVCYVIRRPLAEVRMRLRLPMNFQIYGISDQYSFHDATVPYAIAFGHSALLLDTLAYTFKSKGDEIWVV